A single window of Myxocyprinus asiaticus isolate MX2 ecotype Aquarium Trade chromosome 48, UBuf_Myxa_2, whole genome shotgun sequence DNA harbors:
- the LOC127437471 gene encoding transcription factor Maf-like: MASELAMSSSDLPTSPLAMEYVNDFDLMKFEVKKEPVEPDRSISQCSRLIAGGSLSSTPMSTPCSSVPPSPSFSAPSPGSGSEQKAHLEDFYWMTGYQQQLNPEALGFSPEDAVEALINSTHQLQSFDGYARGQQFNGAAGTGGAMAGEEMGSAAAVVSAVIAAAAAQNGAPHHHHHHHHHHNHHPAGHHPSPGVQSNGNSSNHHQHMHLDDRFSDEQLVTMSVRELNRQLRGVSKEEVIRLKQKRRTLKNRGYAQSCRYKRVQQRHVLEGEKSQLVQQVDHLKQEISRLVRERDAYKEKYEKLISSGFRENGSSSDNNPSSPEFFMTSRKFLHL; this comes from the exons ATGGCATCAGAACTGGCAATGAGCAGCTCCGACCTGCCCACCAGTCCCCTGGCCATGGAATATGTTAATGACTTCGATCTGATGAAGTTTGAAGTGAAAAAGGAGCCGGTGGAGCCCGATCGCAGCATCAGCCAGTGCAGTCGCCTGATCGCCGGGGGATCCTTGTCTTCCACCCCGATGAGCACGCCTTGCAGCTCGGTTCCCCCTTCCCCAAGCTTCTCGGCGCCCAGCCCGGGCTCCGGGAGCGAGCAGAAGGCGCACCTGGAGGATTTCTACTGGATGACCGGCTATCAGCAGCAGCTCAACCCGGAGGCGCTGGGCTTCAGCCCCGAGGACGCGGTGGAGGCGCTCATCAACAGCACGCACCAACTCCAGAGCTTCGACGGCTATGCTAGAGGGCAGCAGTTCAACGGCGCGGCCGGGACGGGAGGTGCGATGGCCGGGGAGGAGATGGGCTCCGCCGCCGCGGTGGTCTCCGCAGTCATCGCCGCCGCCGCAGCGCAGAACGGGGCAccgcaccaccaccaccaccaccatcaccATCACAACCACCACCCCGCCGGGCACCATCCGTCGCCCGGGGTGCAGTCCAACGGTAACTCCTCCAACCACCACCAGCACATGCACCTGGACGACCGCTTCTCGGACGAGCAGTTGGTGACCATGTCCGTGCGCGAGCTCAACCGGCAGCTCCGGGGGGTCAGCAAAGAGGAGGTGATCCGACTCAAACAGAAGAGGAGAACCCTCAAAAACAGAGGCTATGCCCAGTCGTGTCGCTACAAGCGGGTCCAGCAGAGGCACGTCCTGGAGGGCGAGAAGAGCCAGCTCGTGCAGCAGGTGGATCACCTCAAGCAGGAGATCTCCAGACTGGTGCGCGAGAGAGACGCGTACAAAGAAAAATACGAGAAGCTCATCAGCAGCGGCTTCCGAGAAAACGGATCGAGCAGCGACAACAACCCGTCGTCCCCGGAGTTTTTCAT GACATCACGAAAATTTCTACACCTGTGA